One genomic region from Fimbriimonadaceae bacterium encodes:
- a CDS encoding GNAT family N-acetyltransferase, with the protein MSETPQIGYRLATPEEDSFFRRLFDITRAPEFQMSGIVGDPLAQLLESQYHARQTHYAAMYPTAEYRLILADGELTGGMIVREMDEHLHLIDITLLDECRGRGIGTLVMRELQATAESAGKGVLLHVEHFNPARRLYDRLGFVEVEEIGLYKRMVWKP; encoded by the coding sequence GTGAGCGAAACCCCCCAGATCGGTTATCGGCTTGCAACGCCGGAAGAAGATTCCTTCTTCCGGCGTCTTTTCGACATCACCCGCGCCCCCGAGTTTCAGATGTCGGGAATCGTTGGTGATCCCCTGGCGCAGCTTTTAGAATCGCAGTATCACGCACGTCAAACGCACTACGCGGCGATGTACCCTACTGCCGAATATCGGTTGATCCTTGCCGATGGGGAACTTACGGGCGGCATGATCGTGCGGGAGATGGATGAGCATCTGCATCTCATCGATATCACGTTACTTGATGAGTGTCGTGGCCGTGGAATCGGTACCCTCGTGATGCGGGAGCTTCAAGCCACCGCTGAGAGCGCGGGCAAGGGAGTGTTGCTCCATGTGGAGCATTTCAACCCAGCGCGACGCCTCTATGACAGGCTTGGCTTTGTCGAAGTCGAGGAGATTGGGCTTTATAAACGGATGGTTTGGAAACCCTGA
- a CDS encoding metallophosphoesterase: protein MTRRDFLIATTAVAATRWIPLRMEASRPIKPVKLAVITDLHHGLAPDAMERLSTFVQATKQRQEQKGLDAVFQLGDFCYSEPNSKECVDLFNTLDLPKVHVLGNHDMDKCDKDAAMKYWGMKSRYGSHLIGGYRFVVLDLNHFKKDSKLNAYANGNYFTDNATHNWADPEQLDWLAKELRSSKEPVILLSHQPLGFPNADGKLPPEQVEVLDIVTKTAKDNPKGAVAACIFGHLHVDRLEHHEGIPCYCQNSASYFWYGGMNAYTKPLYSFMEVTPEGMLKIEGTSGTFAKEPPDESDAIIGRSGSIADRSIPLIRT from the coding sequence ATGACCCGCCGCGACTTCCTCATCGCCACAACCGCCGTCGCCGCGACGCGGTGGATACCACTGCGCATGGAAGCCTCCCGCCCGATCAAGCCCGTCAAACTCGCCGTCATCACCGACCTTCACCACGGCCTCGCCCCCGATGCGATGGAACGGCTCAGTACCTTCGTTCAAGCAACGAAGCAAAGACAAGAGCAGAAGGGGCTGGATGCCGTGTTCCAACTTGGCGACTTTTGCTACTCCGAGCCCAATTCCAAAGAATGTGTCGACCTCTTCAACACCCTCGATCTCCCCAAGGTTCACGTTCTTGGCAACCACGACATGGACAAGTGCGACAAGGACGCCGCTATGAAGTATTGGGGGATGAAGAGCCGCTACGGGTCGCACCTCATCGGCGGCTACCGGTTTGTGGTGCTGGACCTTAACCACTTCAAGAAGGACAGCAAGCTGAACGCCTACGCCAACGGCAACTACTTCACCGACAACGCCACCCATAACTGGGCCGACCCCGAACAGCTCGACTGGCTCGCCAAAGAACTCCGCTCCAGCAAAGAGCCCGTCATCCTGCTCTCCCATCAGCCGCTCGGATTCCCTAACGCCGACGGCAAGCTCCCTCCCGAACAGGTCGAAGTTCTCGACATCGTCACCAAAACCGCCAAAGACAACCCCAAAGGCGCAGTTGCGGCCTGCATCTTCGGACACCTGCATGTTGACCGGTTAGAACATCACGAAGGCATTCCCTGCTATTGCCAAAACTCGGCGAGCTACTTCTGGTATGGCGGCATGAACGCCTACACCAAACCCCTCTACAGCTTTATGGAGGTCACCCCAGAAGGAATGCTCAAGATAGAAGGGACAAGCGGCACGTTTGCAAAGGAGCCGCCCGACGAATCGGATGCGATCATCGGAAGGTCGGGTTCTATCGCAGACCGCAGCATCCCGCTGATCAGGACCTAA
- a CDS encoding amidohydrolase family protein, translating into MIAALLACAFLAPPQAIAIRHVAVIQPGKPEAILDQTVIVEGDKIISIGPSESAKVPANAEVVEGKGKYLMPGLWDMHVHLADEKTLPLFTANGVTGIRVMFGNTAQLAWRQRSEKGETTAPRMVLGGPIVDGPKPVWPGSIAVGIAEQARTAVQNIKKAGYDFVKVYSLLSRESFFAIADECKEQKIPFAGHVPHSVGIIEAMNAGQKSSEHEMGVALECSSKAEDLRKQIANACPEGLSEASKVAVKLSPEVVSSFDPKKQEQLLKDLASGPMWHCPTLIVLRNVAYLDDPNFGKDPRLKYVSPFIAASWDPTKDFRFKSRTAEDWERSRKSYQATLAFVSEMIKSKVPIIAGTDCLNPYVFAGFSLHDELELLVQAGMKPADAIATATLNAAKYFGLENEAGTVASGKRGDLVLLDANPLSDIRNTTKIAAVIQRGKLFDRAALDSLLKGCEYAR; encoded by the coding sequence ATGATTGCAGCCTTGCTTGCTTGCGCATTCCTCGCGCCTCCTCAAGCGATCGCTATTCGCCACGTCGCGGTTATCCAGCCGGGAAAGCCGGAGGCGATCCTCGATCAAACGGTCATTGTTGAGGGCGACAAGATCATCAGCATCGGCCCGTCAGAGAGCGCGAAGGTCCCGGCGAATGCCGAGGTCGTAGAAGGCAAAGGCAAGTATCTGATGCCCGGACTGTGGGACATGCACGTCCACCTCGCCGACGAGAAAACCCTGCCCCTCTTCACCGCAAACGGTGTCACCGGCATTCGCGTGATGTTCGGAAACACGGCCCAGCTTGCCTGGAGGCAACGCTCTGAGAAGGGCGAAACAACTGCACCCCGAATGGTCTTAGGCGGCCCCATCGTTGACGGACCCAAGCCGGTCTGGCCGGGCTCGATCGCTGTGGGCATTGCTGAGCAGGCTCGCACAGCCGTACAAAACATCAAGAAAGCTGGCTACGACTTCGTGAAGGTTTACAGCCTGCTCTCCCGAGAATCGTTCTTTGCCATCGCCGACGAATGCAAAGAACAGAAGATTCCCTTCGCGGGGCACGTGCCGCACTCCGTCGGGATTATTGAGGCGATGAACGCTGGCCAAAAGAGCAGCGAGCACGAAATGGGTGTTGCTTTAGAGTGCTCATCGAAGGCCGAGGACCTGCGCAAGCAGATCGCCAATGCTTGCCCAGAAGGGTTGTCAGAGGCATCTAAAGTTGCCGTCAAGCTCTCTCCAGAAGTCGTTTCCTCATTCGATCCCAAAAAGCAAGAACAGCTTCTGAAAGACTTGGCCTCCGGCCCCATGTGGCACTGCCCCACACTCATCGTGCTCCGCAACGTTGCCTATCTTGACGATCCGAATTTTGGCAAGGACCCCCGTCTGAAATATGTCTCCCCGTTCATAGCCGCGTCGTGGGACCCGACGAAGGATTTCCGCTTCAAATCCAGAACCGCCGAAGACTGGGAAAGATCGAGGAAATCGTATCAAGCCACCCTGGCGTTCGTCTCGGAAATGATCAAGTCCAAGGTACCGATCATCGCAGGAACCGACTGCCTCAACCCTTATGTCTTTGCCGGATTCAGCCTGCATGACGAGCTCGAATTGCTGGTCCAAGCAGGCATGAAGCCAGCGGACGCCATTGCCACCGCAACCCTTAATGCCGCAAAGTACTTCGGTCTTGAAAATGAGGCTGGAACAGTTGCTTCCGGAAAGCGTGGCGACCTCGTCCTCCTCGACGCCAACCCGCTATCAGATATCCGCAACACGACAAAGATCGCCGCTGTAATCCAGCGAGGAAAGCTCTTTGATCGCGCGGCCCTGGATAGTCTGCTTAAGGGCTGCGAGTATGCAAGATAG